In Candidatus Nitrosotenuis cloacae, the following proteins share a genomic window:
- the pcn gene encoding proliferating cell nuclear antigen (pcna): MVFSAKTSGSDEWKAILSAISTLVEEATFEATAEGISFRGMDPSHVALIDISWPNSAFEKYECDGDIKFGVRIDEFSKLIKRADKSDNITISVADTLLEISIGKNKQYKMRLIESSATDTPLPKIPYDTKIVLGTTLFDKILGDVQVVSDYLTMKTTQDKSEFSGKGDSGEVLISLQKQPDELSEIAVKEESVGTYSLEYLNPIVKAVGSTSGSIVCEYSSAKPLRIEFKVANMGRIHFYLAPRVES; encoded by the coding sequence ATGGTGTTTTCAGCTAAGACAAGCGGATCAGACGAATGGAAGGCAATACTTTCTGCAATCTCCACTCTTGTAGAGGAGGCCACGTTCGAAGCTACTGCGGAGGGAATATCTTTTCGCGGAATGGATCCATCACACGTTGCACTAATTGATATCTCCTGGCCGAACTCTGCATTTGAGAAATACGAATGCGATGGTGACATAAAGTTCGGTGTAAGAATCGACGAGTTTTCAAAATTGATCAAGCGTGCCGACAAAAGCGACAACATCACAATCAGCGTGGCAGACACGCTGCTTGAGATCTCCATCGGAAAGAACAAGCAATACAAGATGAGGCTAATTGAGAGCTCCGCTACGGACACGCCGCTGCCAAAGATCCCATACGACACAAAGATAGTGCTTGGAACCACCCTGTTTGACAAGATATTAGGCGACGTGCAGGTGGTGTCTGACTACCTTACCATGAAGACCACACAGGACAAGTCAGAGTTTTCGGGAAAGGGCGACTCTGGCGAGGTTCTCATATCATTACAAAAGCAGCCGGACGAGCTGTCTGAGATTGCCGTAAAGGAGGAGAGCGTGGGCACCTACAGCTTGGAATACCTCAATCCTATAGTCAAGGCGGTAGGCTCAACTTCAGGTTCAATTGTTTGCGAATACTCTTCTGCCAAGCCACTTAGGATAGAATTCAAGGTGGCAAACATGGGCAGGATACACTTCTACTTGGCGCCGCGAGTCGAAAGTTAA